AGATACGCAAACTGACCGCTACGCAAACGGGCAGTGCGGGAACGTGCACGGGTCGCAGCCCAGGCAGAGCCCGCCCTCGCCCATGGCCACGAAGTCGCGCTTTTCGAGCGGCACGCCCGCAACCAGGCGCGGCAGCGCGAGGTCGAACACGGTCGCCTTGCTGTACATGACGCACCCCGGCAGCCCCACCACGGGCACGGGGCGTGCGTCCTTCTCGCCCGCGGCATCCGGGTCGAAGTAGCCCACCAGCAGCATGGCGCCCGGCAGCACCGGCGCGCCGTACGTGACGACGCGCGCGCCGGCACGCCTGATGGCACCGGGCGTGTTGTCATCCGGGTCAACGCTCATGCCGCCCGTGCACAGCACCATGTCGACGCCGGCGGCGCGGGCCTCGCCAATGGCGGCCACCACGTCTTCCATGTTGTCCCCCGGCGTGGCGTGCCACGTCACCCTAACGCCAAAGCGCGCGAGCTTGCGCTCCACCACGGGGGTGAAGCGGTCCTCGATGAGCCCGCTCTTGACCTCGGAGCCCGTGGTGATCACGGCGGCGGTGCGCATGACGTACGGCGCCACGCGCATGAGCGGCCCGCGCGCGGCGACGTCCGCCGCGGCCTCCGCCTGTGCCACGACCGCCCCGTCGATCACAAGGGGGATCACGCGGGTGCCGGCAAGGGCGTCGCCCGCGCGCACGCCAAAGTTGCCGCGGCGCGTGGCCACCATCACCTGGTCCACGGAGTTCACGGCCGCAAGGCGCTCGGAATCCACCAGGAACACGCCGTCGTGCGCGGCGTTTATGGCGATCTTGCCCTCGCGCGGCTCGCCCGCGGCCACACAGCCCTCGCCCAGGCAGAGCGCCGCCATGCGGCGCGCGGCCTCGTCCTCGTGCAGCCAGCCCGGGCGCTTCTGCCACACGTACAGGTGAGCCTTGCCCATGCTCAAGAGCACCGGCACGTCCTCGGCCGTCACCACGTGGCCCTTGCGGAAGCGCGCGCCCTTGTAGCGCGGCAGCTCGTTTCCGTCTGCATCCGTGCCGCCAGGCAGGATCTGTGTCATGTCGTGGCACAGTACGTGTCCCACGGCGTCCCTGGTTGCCACCAGCTTCATTCCGGACTCGCTCATGCAAGCTCACCTTCCCCCATCACGCGCACCACGTCGCCGGCGCGAACGCTGCCCCCGCGCGCCACCACACAGAATATGCCGTCCGTCGGCATGACGCACATGCCCGTGATGCGGCGTATCTCGCAGTCGTTGTGGCACGTCTTGCCAATCTGCGTCACCACCAGGCGGCACTCCCCCACCGCGAGCACGCTCCCCACGGGAAGCTCGCGCAGGACGAGGCCCTCCGTCAGGATGTTCTCCGCAAAGTCGCCGGCCGCAAGCTCGAGCCCGCGCTCGCGCATGCGGTCCACGCTCTCGTTGGGAAGCAGGCTCACCTGCCGGTGCCACGCGCCGGCGTGGGCGTCGCCCACGATGCCCACGCCCACGCGCAGCTCCAGCGCGTCCACCGTGTGCTTGCGCGTGCCCTTGTGCTCGCTCACGCTCGTGGCAAGCACGCGCCCCACGAGCCCCTCGCCGCCCTGCGGCCCAACGCCGCCGTGCAGACCCTCGCTACCCTGCATTAGCATTCCTCCCGAACGAAGTGCCCCGACTTGCCGCCGTCCTTCTCCATAAGGCGCACGCGGTCTATCACCATGTCGCGCTGGTGCGCCTTGCACATGTCGTAAATGGTGAGGCCCGCGACGGACGCCGCCGTGAGCGCCTCCATCTCTACCCCGGTCTCGCCGCAGCAGCGGCACGTTGCCGTGATCGCGATGCCGTCCTCCTCAAGCGAGAAGGACACGTCCACGCCCGTAAGCTGCACGGGGTGGCACATGGGCACCAGCTCCCACGTGCGCTTGGCCGCCATGATGCCGGCGACCTGCGCCACGGCGAGCACGTCGCCCTTCCTCACCCCGCCCGTGCGCACGAGCTCCAGGGTGTCCGGCCTCATGAGGACCTTGCCGGCCGCCGTCGCGGTGCGCTGGGTCTTGGGCTTTTGGGACACGTCCACCATGCGGGCGCGACCCTGCTCGTTGAAGTGCGTGAACGCCATGCTCAGCCTCCTATCTGGCTCATGGCACGCGGCGTCTGGCTCGCGTGCCCCATGTCCATGTGGTGCCTGCCGGGCTTTGCCGCGATGCCGCGCGCGATGGCCTGCACCAGGTCCTTTCCGGAAAGCCCGCGGAGGTCCACCTCTGCCGCAGAGTGCAGGCACGGCTTGAGCCTGCCGTCCGCCGTGACGCGTATGCGGTTGCACTGCCCGCAGAACCGGTGCGTCATGGGCCGGATCAGGCCCACGGTGCCACGCCAGCCCGGCGCGCGATAGAGCTCTGCCACGCCCGGGGCCGCACTGGCCACGGGCGCAAGCTCCGGCACGGCCGCAAGCACGGCGTCCGCCGGAAGAAAGCGCTCGCGCGGCCACGCGGCGCACTCGCCCATGGGCATGAGCTCGATAAACCGCACGGAGAGGTCGCGCGTGCGCGCGAGCTCCGCAAGCGGGCGCAGCTCGTCCTGGTTGATGCCGCCCAGCAGCACGCAGTTGATCTTCGTGCCGACAAAGCCCGCCTCGCGCGCGGCCGCAAGGCCGGCGAGCGCGTCTTCCAGCGTGCCCACGCGCGTGATCTTGCGGTAGCGCTCGGCATCCAGCGTGTCCAGGCTCACGTTCAGCCGCGTGAGGCCGGCCGCGCGCAGCTCTGCCGCCACGGGTGCAAGCAGCGTCGCGTTGGTGGTCATGTCGACCTCGTCCACGCCGGGGACGGACGCCACCATGCGCACCAGGTCCACGATGTTGCGGCGCACCAGGGGCTCGCCGCCCGTCAGGCGCACCTTGCGAACACCCAGGCTCGCGGCCGCAGCCACGATCTGGCGCATCTGCTCGAACGAGAGTATGTCCTCGTGGCGCAGGCGCGGCACGCCGCACGCCGGCATGCAGTACACGCAGCGGCAGTTGCAGAGGTCCGTCACGCTCAGCCGCAGGTAGGTGACGTCGCGTCCAAAAGCGTCATACATGGGCGCACTCTCCTTCCGAAATTCCCTCGCACAGCGGCATCACGCAGTCCGGCGCGATGCCAAGCGTCACGTGGGTGGCGCCGCCAAGCGCGGCCCACGCGTCCTTCTCGCACTCGTAGCGCAGCGGCGCACCACCGGGCGTCCGCGCCATCACGATGGTGCTGAACGTGCCGTCTATCACGCGCTCCACCACGCACGGGATGCGGTTGGCGCCGGGCGCCAGGCTTGGGGGCGCGCCCCTCTCGCCCGCGGGCGCAGCAGCCGCCGTCAGGTAGTGCGCGCGGATGCCGGCATGCGTCACGCGCGGGCCCGGCGCGTCTGCGCACGCGAGCGTCACGCCCCAGTCGTCGCAGGCCAGCAGGTGGTCGCCGGCCACGCGGGCGCGGCTCACGTTCTTGCAGCCGCTTATGAGCGCCGCGGCCACGGTGCGCGGGCGCGCAAACAGCTCGTGCACGCTCATGAGCGGCTCGCCCTTGCCGCGGTCGATCACGCACACGTCCTGCGCCAGGCGGTGCACCTCGTCGCGGTCGTGCGTCACCAGCACGGCCCCGCCCGGGAAGGCGCGGAGGCCGTCCGCAAGGTCCAGCTCCAGCTGCCAGCGCAGGTAGCCGTCGAGCGCACTGAACGGCTCGTCCAGAAGGATGAGCTCCGGGTCGCTCGCCAGGATGCGCGCCATCGCGACGCGCTGCCGCTGCCCGCCAGAGAGCTGCGCCGGCCGCAGGCGCTCCGCCCCGTCCAGCCGCATGGCGCGAAGCTCGCGCCGCGCACGCTCGCGCCGCCCTGCGCGGCTGCCCTCGCGCACGCCGGCCATCACGTTGTGCAGCACGTCCATGGTGGGAAACAGCGCGCTGTCCTGAAACAGATAGCCCACGCGGCGGCTCTGCGGCGGCAGGTCAACGCCGGCCTCGCTGTCAAACAGCGTGCGGCCGTTCAGCACAATGCGCCCCTCGTCCGGCCGCATGACGCCGGCGATGCACTTGAGCGTGACGGACTTGCCGCAGCCGGACGGCCCCAGAAGCGCCATCACCCTGTCCGCGCGCTCCACGTCAAAGCTCACGTCCAGCGTGAACGCGGCCAGGCGCTTGCGTATGCGCACGCCAAGGCTCATCGCGCGCCTTCTTCCGCCGCGCCGCGCGCGGGCGAGAAGGACGCGGCCCCGCGCCCGCCGGCCGTGCGTCCCTGCACCACGTTAAGCGCCACCAGCACGACGCAGCTGATCGCGAGGTTCACGATCACCCACGCGAGCGCGCCGGCGTTGTCGCCCGTGCGCCACAGCTGGTACACCGTGGTGGATACCGTCGCCGTTGAGCCGGGCATGTAGCCGCACACCATGGACGTGGCGCCGTATTCGCCCAGCGCCCGCGCGAACGCGAGCACCGCGCCCGCCACGATGCCCTGCCGGCAGCACGGCATCTTGACGCGCCAGAACACCCACGCGTTCGAGCGGCCGAGCGTGCGGGCCGCGTCTGCCAGCGTCTGGTCGAACGACTCGAACGCTCCGCGCGCGGTGCGGTACATCAGCGGGAAGCTCACCACCACGGTCGCGAACACGGCCGCGTACCACACCATGGTCAGGCGCACGCCCAGCGCGGAAAGCGCCCACGCACCCAAGGGCCGGCGCGGGCCCAGAAGCATCAGCAGCAGGAAGCCCACCACGGTGGGCGGCAGCACCAGCGGAAGCGTCAGCACCACGTCTGCAAGCCCGCGCACCACGCGCGGCGCGCGCGACACCACGTTCGCGAGGGCGATGCCCAGGAGGAACACCACCACGGTCGAGGCGGCGGCCACCCTGAGCGAGTTTGCCAGGGGGAAGAGGTCCATGTCCTTCTCACCTAGGCCTTGGCAAGCACGGTGAAGCCGGAGTCCGCAAAGCGCGCGGACGCGGCCTTCGTGTGCAAAAAGTCCAGAAACGCGGACGCGAGCTTGGGCTCCGGTGCCGCCTTCAGCGCGGCCACCGGGTACGTCACGCTGCCGCACATGGCCTCCGTCGCGGCGTCCACCTGCGAAAGAGACTCCGCCTTCGCGTCCGTCGCGTACACCACGCCGCAGTCCACGCTCGCCTCGCGCACCTGGGCCGCGACCTCCTTCACGTTGCTGCCGTAGCTTATGCAGCCCGCCTGCGCAAGCGCAGACTCGTCCAGGCCAAAGTGTGCCAGGATCTTCTGCGTGTACTGGCCCACCGGCACGTCCGCGTTGCCCATGGCCATGAGCACCTGATGCGCGGCGAGCGCCTTCGCCAGGCCGTCGAAGCTCTGCACGTGCTTGGGGTTGCCGTCCGGCACGCAGAGCACCACCTTGTTCTGCAGCAGGTCAACGCGGGTGGCATGATCGACCATGCCGGCGCCCTCCTGGCCGTCGAGCCCGCCGTCCAGCTGGTCCATCTGCTTTTCCGCAGCGGAGAAGAACACGTCCGCCTTTGCCCCCTCCGCGATCTGGGTGCAGAGGGTGCCGGACGAGTCGAAGTTGAACTTTACCGTCACGCCCGTGTGCCTGCGTTCGAACTGGCGCCCGATCTGCTGCAGCGCCTCCGTAAGCGACGCCGCGGCAAACACGGTGAGCGTGCGCTTCTTTGTGCCCGCGGGCGCCGTGCCGGGTTCGCTCGCGGACGAGTCCGCCCCGTCGCCTCCGCACGCGGCAAGCGCCGCCGTCGCCACCAGGGCGGCCGCGCCGCCCACAAACTGGCGGCGGGTAAGGCCGCCGCCCTTCTCGCTTACGTAGTGCATGTGTCCTCCTTGGTGTGGTGCCTGCCAATGCGCCGTGGCGCAAAAGGTACCCATGTGGTGCCTGTGGGTAATCGCCCGGCCGGTGGTCGGGCTGGTATAACAAATTATATAGTTGTCTAACTAATTTTTTGTATTGGTGCGAGACGAATCGGCGTGCGGTCGCTGCTCCGGCGGACGCAGCTCCGCGCGACAGCGGATCATCTGTGCCGCGATCGATATGGCGATTTCCGCCGGCGTCACGGCCAGGATGTCCTCCCCAATGGGCAGGTGCACGGAATCGAGCCACGCCGCGTCCACGCCGCGCTCGCGCAGGGTCTTGCGCGCAAACGCCGCCTTGCCGCGGCTGCCGATGCAGCCCACGTACGCGGGGCGCGCAGACGCCACCTGCTGCAGCACGTCGATGTCCCACGCGTGGCCGTGCGTCGTCACCACCACGTAGTCCGCGCCGCCTACGCGTATGCCCATGCCCTCAAGGTTGCGAAGGTCGCCGCAGACCACGCGCTCCGCCGCGGGAAAGTCCGCCGGCACGGCCACGCCGGGGCGGTCGTCCGCCACCACCACGCGAAACCCCACGTGCGCGAGGACCCCCGTCAGCGCGCGGCCCACGTGCCCGCCACCAAACACGTAGCACACCGGGTCCGGTCCGGCGGGCTCCACGTACGTGCGGGACGCCTCGTCCCACGCGGCCGCCTGGCCGGCAAGGGCGCGCGCCTCCGCAGAGCCCGCCGCAAGGGCCGACGCGTCCAGGAGGTCCACAACCACGTCCGCGGGGTCGCCCCAGTCCTCGCGCAGCACAAAG
This sequence is a window from Parafannyhessea umbonata. Protein-coding genes within it:
- a CDS encoding molybdopterin-binding protein; this encodes MSESGMKLVATRDAVGHVLCHDMTQILPGGTDADGNELPRYKGARFRKGHVVTAEDVPVLLSMGKAHLYVWQKRPGWLHEDEAARRMAALCLGEGCVAAGEPREGKIAINAAHDGVFLVDSERLAAVNSVDQVMVATRRGNFGVRAGDALAGTRVIPLVIDGAVVAQAEAAADVAARGPLMRVAPYVMRTAAVITTGSEVKSGLIEDRFTPVVERKLARFGVRVTWHATPGDNMEDVVAAIGEARAAGVDMVLCTGGMSVDPDDNTPGAIRRAGARVVTYGAPVLPGAMLLVGYFDPDAAGEKDARPVPVVGLPGCVMYSKATVFDLALPRLVAGVPLEKRDFVAMGEGGLCLGCDPCTFPHCPFA
- a CDS encoding MOSC domain-containing protein, with the translated sequence MQGSEGLHGGVGPQGGEGLVGRVLATSVSEHKGTRKHTVDALELRVGVGIVGDAHAGAWHRQVSLLPNESVDRMRERGLELAAGDFAENILTEGLVLRELPVGSVLAVGECRLVVTQIGKTCHNDCEIRRITGMCVMPTDGIFCVVARGGSVRAGDVVRVMGEGELA
- the moaC gene encoding cyclic pyranopterin monophosphate synthase MoaC, which translates into the protein MAFTHFNEQGRARMVDVSQKPKTQRTATAAGKVLMRPDTLELVRTGGVRKGDVLAVAQVAGIMAAKRTWELVPMCHPVQLTGVDVSFSLEEDGIAITATCRCCGETGVEMEALTAASVAGLTIYDMCKAHQRDMVIDRVRLMEKDGGKSGHFVREEC
- the moaA gene encoding GTP 3',8-cyclase MoaA, whose product is MYDAFGRDVTYLRLSVTDLCNCRCVYCMPACGVPRLRHEDILSFEQMRQIVAAAASLGVRKVRLTGGEPLVRRNIVDLVRMVASVPGVDEVDMTTNATLLAPVAAELRAAGLTRLNVSLDTLDAERYRKITRVGTLEDALAGLAAAREAGFVGTKINCVLLGGINQDELRPLAELARTRDLSVRFIELMPMGECAAWPRERFLPADAVLAAVPELAPVASAAPGVAELYRAPGWRGTVGLIRPMTHRFCGQCNRIRVTADGRLKPCLHSAAEVDLRGLSGKDLVQAIARGIAAKPGRHHMDMGHASQTPRAMSQIGG
- a CDS encoding sulfate/molybdate ABC transporter ATP-binding protein gives rise to the protein MSLGVRIRKRLAAFTLDVSFDVERADRVMALLGPSGCGKSVTLKCIAGVMRPDEGRIVLNGRTLFDSEAGVDLPPQSRRVGYLFQDSALFPTMDVLHNVMAGVREGSRAGRRERARRELRAMRLDGAERLRPAQLSGGQRQRVAMARILASDPELILLDEPFSALDGYLRWQLELDLADGLRAFPGGAVLVTHDRDEVHRLAQDVCVIDRGKGEPLMSVHELFARPRTVAAALISGCKNVSRARVAGDHLLACDDWGVTLACADAPGPRVTHAGIRAHYLTAAAAPAGERGAPPSLAPGANRIPCVVERVIDGTFSTIVMARTPGGAPLRYECEKDAWAALGGATHVTLGIAPDCVMPLCEGISEGECAHV
- the modB gene encoding molybdate ABC transporter permease subunit, translating into MDLFPLANSLRVAAASTVVVFLLGIALANVVSRAPRVVRGLADVVLTLPLVLPPTVVGFLLLMLLGPRRPLGAWALSALGVRLTMVWYAAVFATVVVSFPLMYRTARGAFESFDQTLADAARTLGRSNAWVFWRVKMPCCRQGIVAGAVLAFARALGEYGATSMVCGYMPGSTATVSTTVYQLWRTGDNAGALAWVIVNLAISCVVLVALNVVQGRTAGGRGAASFSPARGAAEEGAR
- the modA gene encoding molybdate ABC transporter substrate-binding protein; the encoded protein is MHYVSEKGGGLTRRQFVGGAAALVATAALAACGGDGADSSASEPGTAPAGTKKRTLTVFAAASLTEALQQIGRQFERRHTGVTVKFNFDSSGTLCTQIAEGAKADVFFSAAEKQMDQLDGGLDGQEGAGMVDHATRVDLLQNKVVLCVPDGNPKHVQSFDGLAKALAAHQVLMAMGNADVPVGQYTQKILAHFGLDESALAQAGCISYGSNVKEVAAQVREASVDCGVVYATDAKAESLSQVDAATEAMCGSVTYPVAALKAAPEPKLASAFLDFLHTKAASARFADSGFTVLAKA
- a CDS encoding XdhC family protein, producing the protein MQDSHDTLRDQALVRRLLAELSAGRPFALATVLATRGSMPRHATARMALLQDGTWLGTVGGGRLEQQMQERCRGVLAGAQPAVLEWMTHEKTGMACGGDALVGVAAWRPERAELLRDLLGRLGAGERFVLREDWGDPADVVVDLLDASALAAGSAEARALAGQAAAWDEASRTYVEPAGPDPVCYVFGGGHVGRALTGVLAHVGFRVVVADDRPGVAVPADFPAAERVVCGDLRNLEGMGIRVGGADYVVVTTHGHAWDIDVLQQVASARPAYVGCIGSRGKAAFARKTLRERGVDAAWLDSVHLPIGEDILAVTPAEIAISIAAQMIRCRAELRPPEQRPHADSSRTNTKN